CAGGTGACGAGCATCTCTCTGAGCAGGGCGTGGAAGCTGGCGAGCTCGTCCGGAGGATCCACGGTGGGGTTCTTCACCATCTCCAGCATCGCCTGGGCGAGCACCGGGTCCGCCACGTCTTCCATTTTCTGCAGTTGACTCAATCGATTGAGGAACTCGGGATAGCTGACCTTGTGCTGCGGTCCGGCGGTGCCGGGCGTTCGCAACCCCTGCTGGTTCGGGTTCTCGTCATAGGCAATCGGCGCATCGTGTCCGAGGACGATGAACTCTCCCTTGGGCAGGGGCTTGCTCTTGCCCTTCACGCCAATGGGGACCTTCCCCGAGCCGACCGCCAGGTGGAGCAACTTGCCTCCGGGTATTTCTTTCTCCGCGGCCTGGCGCAAGCCCTGGGCCGCCGAAGCCCACCAGAGCAGCCCGTCGCCACTGGGGGTCAGCTCGCCCGTCTCGACGGAGCGCGTCCGGCCGGTGGGCACTTCAGAGTCGGTGGAGTCGATGACGTCCACGTTCGTGGGGGCCTCTGGCGTGTCGGTTCCCGGCACGACGTTGCGGTAGAGCCGGTCTGCCGCGCCGCCCAACGCGAGCGATGCCCTGGCGCTCTCGTTCTCCTTCGGGGGGAGGTTCGGCTGGTCACGGAGCACGGGGCGGTGCTTGATGGCCTCGACTCGCGCCTTCAGCCGGAGGCCCGCCATGGCCTCCTCGCTGTCCGGAAGCGCGTCTTTCGCAATCCACGACGTGAGGTTCTTGGACAGGGTGTTGAGCTTGAGGAGATAGCTCTTGAGGACGCCCTTGCTCGAGGCGGACGGACCCTCGCCCAGCGCGGTGAATTGTGTTCGCAGGTCCTCTGGAACCAATTCGTCTCCCGCCTGGGGAACATGATGGTTGTAGCGAAGCAGTCCGGTCTCGCCGTCGTAGACGTTGTTCGTGGCGTCATCCCAGATTTGATGTTCCTCCAGCGTTGGAGGAATCAGCAGGAGGTCGGGCGCTGGGCCGCCATGGGTGGTGTCCTCCGGGACGACGCCCCCTCCCTGTTTTCGCCAGTCCATCCGCTGGATGGGCGCGGCGGAGGCCGGTGCTCCCGGGTTGAGCGAGGTGCCGACGCGCGACAACTCCCGCACGCGAGGGCTCTGGTCGAGCTCACCCTGGCGCGCTCGCAGCTGGCTGACGTGGGGGGAGTCCGCCGCGAGCCCTGGGCGCATCATTCCCGGGGCGCGTTCTCCCGTGCGCTCCTGGGCGGGTCGGGCCATCTGGGTCCGCATGCGGGGGCTCCTGTCCATTCCGCGTGGAGGCCAGGGATTGTGGAGGGACACCCGGTGGCGAAGGAAGGAGCGGGGACGTTCGTCCATCCCCAACGACTCGCTGGGGCGGTGGGGCCGCGGCCCACAGTCCCAACCGGGGGCCCTGATGCCTGGTCACCGCGTCGTCCTTCTCGGCCAGGGTGCCGTCCGCCTTGAGCGCCAGCACGGGAGTGACCCACCCGGTCTGTCCACCGGCTGGAAGTCGAGGTGGGTGCCACTTCGAGCAGACGCAGACGAACCTGTGTGAAGCGGTGACACGGAGCGCGACCTACCCTTGATCGAGGGCAGGGGTTAGCGTGACGGGCCATGCGTCACTCTCTCATCGTGTCGTTGTCGGTCGTGCTGTGGGCGACGGGCTGCGCCCATTCGGGGATGCCGTCGCTCCCCGCGAGTCATGGGCAGCTCTCCCTCGCGATGGCGCACAACCTGGACCCGGAGGGTAATCCGCGCGAGGCCTCGGAACTGCCCCCCGCGTCGTTGTTCAACCCGGAGGCGCAGGGAGGCGTCGCGCCGGAGAGGGCGCGTGAGGCGTTCGACGAGGCCGTGGCGCTGTTGAAGGGCGCGCCCACGGAAGCGCAGGTGCGGCAGGCCTCCGCGACGCTGTCGGCCGCTTGCGCCGTTGACCTGTTCGACGCCTGTGAGTTCCTGCTCGCGAACTTCCAGCCCGTGAAGCGGCTGGAGGGGCCGTCGATGCCGGACGTCCCGAAGGAAGCGTTCCTTCTCCGGAAGCCGCAGGTGGTGGTCCTCCGGGGGCGAGTGGACACGGACGGGCGCGCGCGGGAACTGCACGTCGTGGAGTCGGCGTTCCCGAAGTTCGGGGAGGACCTGGTGAAGGTCTTCGCCGCCACCCGGTATCAGCCGGCGATGCTCGCGGGGCACCCCATCGCGACCTCGCGCCTCTTCCGGATCCAGTTCCAGATGCCCCTCGAGAACCGGACGCCGGAGGCGGAGCTGGAGTGGGTCCGGATGCGCGTCGCCCGCTTCCCCGAGAGCGCCGACGCCTGGTCGCACCTGGCGAAGCTGCTGGGCTCACAGACTCCCGAGGCCCCGGGCTATGTCGAAGCGCTCGAGCGGGTGAGTGCGTTGGCCCCGACGTACTGGTGGGCCGCGAACGAGCTGGCGTGGCACTACGTCCAGACGGGGCGCCACGAAGAGGCGGCGCCGCGGGTGCGGGTGGCCCGGCAGATGGCCCCGCGCAATGCCTACGTCCTGGAGACCGCCGCCGCCGTCGCGTGGGGCAAGGGGCGGTGCGCGGAGGCGCTGGCGGACCAGCGGCAAGCCGTGGCGAGGCTCCAGGCGCAGTGGCCGCGCGAGGAGCGGGAGCGGTTCGAGCGGACCCTCGCGGACTATCAGCGGGACTGTCCGGGTGGGTCCCCGCCTGCGCCGAGTCCCGTCACGCCCTGAAGCGCCGCGTTGTCGTGCCTCATGGGCTCCTTCCTCCCGAGGATGACCGCGGTGGCGGGCCCCACCAGCAGACTGCCCATCCAGAAGAAGTACCCGAGGGTGGGATGGAGCAGCTCGAGTTGCCGATCCGGGCTGCCGCCCTCGTCCGCGGGGATGGGGTTCAGGTACCAGGACAAGGTGGAGAGTCCGACGAGCACCGTCACGACGCCCGCCCAGTAGGCCCCCCGGTACCTGCCCATCAACAGCAGCAGGAGCGTGAGCAGCAGCAGTGGGTTCGCAAACCAGCCCATCTGCATCACGAACACGCCCAGCCAGCCGGTGAGCAGGATCGCCATGCCCCACAGCGACTCTTCCTTCCCCGTCCCGGTGTTGTGCAGGACGAGCGCGGGCTGGGCGCAGCCCAGGACGAAGAGGAGCGCCGACAAGGCGGCGGCGCTCACCCGGGTCAATCGGAGCGGGGAGGCGTGGGCACCAGCGGGTCCAGGGGGAGTGGGTGTCATGGCGCCGCGGATTCTATCCTCGGACGGTTGGACGCGTGCCAGGGGGCCGCCAGCGACCTCAGTCGCGAATCCCAAGAATCGTCGGCGCGAATGTATTGATTTGCGCGGCGTTGTTCGCGCCCGCGTCACCCGTGACGTGTGGAGGGTGTTCTCCATCGTCGTAGGTGACGTCGGGATTGCTGAAGCGTCCGATGATGGGGACCCTGCGTTGGGGAGAGGTGGTGTTGTACGCCATGATGGTGCGCCAGTGGTCGGCGATGTAGCCGTAGCAGGACGCGCCGGTGCGCACGATGACGGCCTCCCGGTTGTGCTCACACCCGAAGAGGTGACCCACCTCGTGCGCGGGCGCGTGCTCATCCAGGAGCTTGGCGGCGGGAACCACCGCGATGGATTCGTCCCAATTCGTGACGCCAATGCCACCGCTGATGGGGTCTCCGATGTTCCCCGAGACGAAGAGGAGGACGTGCGGCCGGTAGCGCTCCCGGAGCGTCAGGTATGTGTTCCGGATGGTCCCGTAGTAGGTGTCCATGTCCGTTGGGATGGGCTCCTGCCGACGGCGCCTGCGCTCCTCCTGATTCTCGGGCTCCCCCAGCAACGCGTCCCGGTACATCGAGGTGGTGATGAACGGAGGCGGAGGCGAGAACCGCTCGATGGCCACCAGGCGCCCCCTCACGGTGATGCCGCTGTGAAGGAACGCTTCGTTCATCTCCTGGATGCAGTCGTGGATGTTCTGCAGGAGTTGGTCCTGGTCGATGCGATCGTCGGACTCCATGAACGCGCCGTCGCTCGTGAACACGGCCAGGATGTCGAAGACATTCTCGGCGTCGGCCCGCTCGTCCAGCGTCCACATCGTCCGGGTCTCCCACTCCTCCGTCACCCAGGGCTGCTCGAGGGGTGGTTGCTCATCCTCTACCTCGATGGGACGCAGGCGCTGCGCGCGTGTCCTTCCGAAACAGCAGCCCATCAGCGCACCTCCTCGGAGAGCGTCTCGAGTCCACCGCGCGCGTTGAGCACGAGGCGCAGTCGTGACGAGGCTTCCGCGTAGAGATTCTTGTAGCGCAGGGGCTCCGGGGTCTGCGTGTCGCGGAGCATCGTGCCGGCCCACGCATACCTCGGGTCGGTCTCGAAGTGACTCCCCAGCAGGAACATGAGCACGAGGTAGAGCGGCCGCACGCCCTTGCTGTGCTCGGCCACGAGCGCCTGCGCGAGCGTGAGCATGGACTTCATCTGGGAGCCCATCACCCGGCTCTTCTCGGGGTGGAGGGTCGCGAGCAGGCGCGACGCCTCTGCCTCGGAGATGCCCACCCGGTCGATGAGCGAGGTGGGGGCGAGCTTGCGCGCCCGGAGCAGGGCCTTGATGTAGAGGTTGCCGGTGTCTCCGGAGATGACGCCCAGGTAGGACAGCGCGCTCTCGAAGAGCACGGTCATCGACTTCTTGCTCAGCGCCGGTCCAACCCAGGGAAGCTGGGGGTCGATGTCGAAGCGGTGCCCGAACATGACCATCAGGTCGAGGTGGTTCAGGACATCCGCGGGCTTGGTGAAGCCCAGGCGCTGCGCGCGCTGGCTGGCCGACTCCGCGAAGGCGGCACCACCGGAGGCGCCCATCAACAGGTGGTCGACGGGGTGCACCGCCATCAGTCGGTGGAGCATCGCCTTCTGCTGCGGGCTCGACTTCTTGAGCGGCTTGCCGACCTCCGGCTGCTTCCTGATATCGAGCAGCGTGGACTTGGGTGTCTCGACGAACAACGCATCCAGGGACGCACTTCGACGACTCCCTGCATACTCAGACATGGTCAACTCGAGGGGGCGAGAGGGGCGGTGTGTCTCATCGCAAGGCACGTGCCACTCCCTGCGCCGGGGCAGGCGTCTGGAGGGAGATCACCTCCAGGCGTCCCGGCGTGACGCCCGTGCGTCCTGGTGGAACGCTGGGGACCTTCCCTTCTCGATGGAGTCTGGGACACCTTCGAGAAGTACCTCGCGAAGCAGGAGGAGCGCGGGCACACGAACATGCACCGCTCCGACTACAACCACTGGGTCCATGGCTGAAGCCAGGGCGCCTGGCGGCCCCAGGCGCCGTGCCGCCGCCGCACGGTCGTCAGCGAGCCTGGGGCGGGTGAGCGTCCCAGGCGACCTCGAGGCTCCTGACGGTGACGCAGAAATCCACGTGAGGACGGCCGGTTCAGGGCTCGGAGAAGCCGCCTTGGACCCACGCGTTGGCGGCGTCCCGGGTGAACTTGAAGTTCATCGGCACGCGATGCTTGGCGACCGTGGTGCCCGCGTCGTCGATGGCCGAGAGCAGGGCATGGGGGTCATACTCATCGGCCACCAGCTCCATGCGGACCTCGTACCAGCGGCCCTCCCAGGCGATGGAGAGCTTCCGGGTCATGGCCTGGTCGCGTTGACGCGCGGAGCGGTCGAGGACCTCCGAGGCCGTCTTGACGAAGGTCGCGAACGCGGGCGCATCGAAGGGCTTGGGGTTCTTCTTGTCGCGGCCCATGACCCACGGGCTGATGAGGACGGGCTCGGCGATGCCCTGCTTGCTGATCTCCACGGCCCAGCCGTCATCTTCTTCGTTCTTGATGACCCGGGCCGACCAACCATTCTTCCGCCAGAACGTAGGCTCCATCACCTCGGGCTCGGCGGGCGTGCGCTCTTCACTCATGGGCTTCTTCATACCCTCCGAGGGCCATTTGTCGGAGCGGAGAATGCGCTTTCCGCCATCACGGCAGCCGACCGCGCGCTCGATTTCCTCGTCGCTGAGCGCTCCCCGTCAGGCGGCCCGAGTTCTCCAGGTTCGCAGGACTCACGAGAAGGTCGTGGGAGACAGCCGTGAGCATGCGCCCTGGCGAGTTGGCGTTGGGGAGCGCCGCAAGGGCTTGCTGTATTTAAGTGTTGTTCTGTTGATATTTGTAATTCCTTTATTGCGCGTTTAGGATTGAATTTGGCCCGCAGGGTGTGCGGGTCATGCTTTGAAAGGAGAATTCCATGAAGATGTTTGCCAAGCTGGTGTCGGTCTCCGCGGCTGCCCTCCTGATGTCCGCCTGTGGCGGCACGATGGAAGACGCCACTCTCGATGAGAACCTCGGCCAGGACGAGCAGGAGGTCTCCTGTGGTTGGGGCGGCCCGCCCGCACACTGTCTGGTCCACTGCTGCTCGCACGCGGACTGGTCCGACATCGGCAATCCAGGTGCGGGCAACTGCACCGCCGCGGGCAACAGCTACTGCGCGAACCGCGGCGGCAACTGCGGCTCCTGTTGGGGTTACCTCTAAAGCCTGACAGCAGCCGCTGAACAGGGAGCCCATGGCCGGTCCTCGCGGCCGGCTGTGGGCTCCTCGGGTGCGGAGGCGCGAAGGCGGCTCGTCGAGTTCGCCGGGGGCATGAGTCAGAAGGGCCGTCTCGTCGGGAGGCCGAGGTCATACGGGCGGCAACTCACCGCGAACATCGTGGAGTGGACAGCCTCGAAGCGGCAGCAGAGGAGCCGAGGCCCTCCACTGCCACTCGTTCAACTCGTAGCGCATCGCGCGGTCATGCATCCCTACTGAGGGCTGCAACTGGCGTCGGCGCTTTCATCGGACGGGGGCTAGCAGTTGTCCCACTTCGCGCCCTCGTAGGCCAGACCCCGTTGCATGCAGTAATACTTCCCGTAGTTCCCGCAGTTGCCATACGCGATCTTCCAGAAGGGCCCCCGCCACGCCGCGTCGGTTGCGCAGAGGACGAAGCAGCAAGCCCTGAGCTCTCCCACGGTGCGGTCTTCGTTGGAGACAGTTTCGTCCTGTCCGAGATACTCCTCCGGAATGGGGGGGGCGGGGCTTTCACCCTCGAGCGGCTCGTTCGCGGTGCCACCACAGGCGAGGAGGAGGGTGGCCGCCAGGGACAGCAGCCCTGTGTTCTTGAATGGGGTCTACGTGGGGGGCTCGTGTGATTGAAGAGGACTAGCACTTCTTCCAGGCATAGGACTGATAGGAGAGTCCCTTCTGCCTGCACCTGTATTTCCCGAACTCAGGGCAGTTGTTGTATTGAACGGACGGATAGAGGCCATACCAGGTGCCTGAGCACTTGATGTTGCAGCAGACGGCGCTACTTCCGACCTCTGCTTGGGGGGGCATCCTCCTGGACCGTCTCGTCATCCTCGGTACCGAGGTTCTCGGGAGGGATGGCCACCGACGAGTCACTGTCCTGGGGCTGCGCCTCGTCCTGAGGAGCGCCACCACAACCCACGGCAAGCACTGCTCCAAGTGCAAGCAGGTACAAACCCCTGAGTCGGAAGTCTGCTCCGGAGCCCCAGATAAGTTGGGTCCCGCCGTCAGTGGTGGAATACCTCTCAGGTGGTATTCCCGCCCCCCGGGGGATGGGGGATGGGGGATGGGGGATGGGGGATGGGGGATGGGGGATGGGGGATGGGGGATGGGGGATGGGGGATGGGGGATGGTATGGGGCGCAGTCGCGCCTTCGTTCTCCACTCCAGGGGCAATCCGCGTTGTGTCGCGTGGCCATCGAAGCGAGCACCTGTCGGGCTGCCGACGCTGTGGTGGCCGCTTCTCGCCCTGGTGGGAGCGCGCAGAGGCCTCAGGTCGGGTGCGCGGACGCAGTTCCCGTCCAGGCTGAAGCCAGAGGGCATGAACCTCCATGCCCCTGTCGTGGCAGCCGCACCCACGAGACAAATCTTTCGGGGTGGTCCGTCGTGGGTTTCAGCGTGCCACCCGCGTGGCGAGCCACGCCATCGGCAGGTAGGCCACCACGATGTCGAGCACGATGAACCACGTCGGCGCGGGGATCATGAAGCTCGCCGCGATGCCGCCGGCCAGGAAGAGCGTGCCGATCGCGAACGCGAAGACCGCGCGATGACTCCCTGCGATGAGGAACGCGACCAGCGCTCCGGCGAACGTGCCGAGCGCGTGGGCCAGGAACGGAAACACGAAGTGCTTTGGCTCGAACGTGTGAATCGAAGCGGCGAGGCTCGCGGCGTTGGCGGCATCGACACCGGCGGGGGCGGGAATCACCCGCGGGCCGAGCATCACGAGCGCCATGTTGACGACCGAGCCCACAGCCATGCCGATGATGACCGCGAGAATGTTGCGAATGATGTTCATAGGGGATGCCACGCATTGTGACATGCCTCTGCGCGGCTGTCCCTCTCCCGTGGAGCCGACCTGACCGCGCTCTGCTCCGCGCGGCCCGTACTGCCGCGCGGAGGGGAGGGAGGCCGACACTTCGGCCCACGACAGGGCGCCGAGTGGTGCCTCAGCCCGAGGAGTGCCCGAGCCTACGGTGTCGTCGTGCAGGCCCACGGCGTCCAGGCGGAGTCGCCCGCCACGTTCTGGGAGCGGATGGCGAAGCACATGTATGTGCCAGCCGCGAGGCCGCCCCAGGTATACGAGGTGGTGTTGGCGCCGAGGTTCAGCGTGGTGACACCGTTGGTCAGCTGGAACCCGGTCTCGTTGCCAGAGGTGTCCGTCCAGTTCACCCGGATGCTGGAGCTGCTGAGGGCGGTGGCCGTCTGATTCGTCGGCATGGCGGGCACCGTGGGCGTGGTGGTGCATGCCCACGGCGTCCAGGCGGAGGCGCCCGCCGCGTTCACCGAGCGAATGGCAAAACACATGTAAGTGTTTTGAGACAGGCCCGACCAGGTGTACGTGGTGGTGTTGGCGCCGAGGCTCATGGTCGTGACTCCGTTGGTGAGCTGGAACCCGGTCTCATTGCCAGAGGTGTCCGTCCAGTTCACCCGGATGCTGGTGCCGCTGAGGGCGGTGGCCGTTTGATTCGTCGGCGCGGCCGGCCCCGCGGGCGTGGTGGTGCATGCCCACGGCGTCCAGGGGGAGGTGCCCGTGGCGCTGTAGGCGCGGATGGCGAAGCACATATAGGTGTTGGGCGACAGGCCCGCCCACGTGTACGTGGTGGTGTTGGCGCCCAGGCTCACGGTCGTGACTCCGTTGGTGAGCTGGAATCCGGTTTCATTGTTGGACTGGTCGGTCCAGTTGACACGGATGCTGGTGCCATTGAGCGCGGTCGCCGTCTGTCCGGTCGGCGCCGCCGGAACGGTGAAGAAGGCGCTCTTGTTCGTGGCGAGGGAGGTCCGGTCGTAGTCGTTC
The genomic region above belongs to Myxococcus guangdongensis and contains:
- a CDS encoding energy transducer TonB; the encoded protein is MRHSLIVSLSVVLWATGCAHSGMPSLPASHGQLSLAMAHNLDPEGNPREASELPPASLFNPEAQGGVAPERAREAFDEAVALLKGAPTEAQVRQASATLSAACAVDLFDACEFLLANFQPVKRLEGPSMPDVPKEAFLLRKPQVVVLRGRVDTDGRARELHVVESAFPKFGEDLVKVFAATRYQPAMLAGHPIATSRLFRIQFQMPLENRTPEAELEWVRMRVARFPESADAWSHLAKLLGSQTPEAPGYVEALERVSALAPTYWWAANELAWHYVQTGRHEEAAPRVRVARQMAPRNAYVLETAAAVAWGKGRCAEALADQRQAVARLQAQWPREERERFERTLADYQRDCPGGSPPAPSPVTP
- a CDS encoding M12 family metallo-peptidase, encoding MGCCFGRTRAQRLRPIEVEDEQPPLEQPWVTEEWETRTMWTLDERADAENVFDILAVFTSDGAFMESDDRIDQDQLLQNIHDCIQEMNEAFLHSGITVRGRLVAIERFSPPPPFITTSMYRDALLGEPENQEERRRRRQEPIPTDMDTYYGTIRNTYLTLRERYRPHVLLFVSGNIGDPISGGIGVTNWDESIAVVPAAKLLDEHAPAHEVGHLFGCEHNREAVIVRTGASCYGYIADHWRTIMAYNTTSPQRRVPIIGRFSNPDVTYDDGEHPPHVTGDAGANNAAQINTFAPTILGIRD
- a CDS encoding fibronectin type III domain-containing protein, whose translation is MNRCLSILCAALLVSTALGSGVATASPTFPYPWPDYSVVPVLFVPTDWSVSSAEVQSEATAINNAMADIQRFYGTYNNGATFVLNPVQVIQANGAKESYGISWGPGNIYDDGVITITGNMEGAVMAELHSRGFPTPPAQNQSGYVTMIFFKGAGGFAGGRGYTGGNGGQAIVGDWAIDSLQGHVAEGAYWWSGQRKQTGAVAHELGHGFGLPHPDSVGWGMETSVMGFWWDYPTIGLNDYDRTSLATNKSAFFTVPAAPTGQTATALNGTSIRVNWTDQSNNETGFQLTNGVTTVSLGANTTTYTWAGLSPNTYMCFAIRAYSATGTSPWTPWACTTTPAGPAAPTNQTATALSGTSIRVNWTDTSGNETGFQLTNGVTTMSLGANTTTYTWSGLSQNTYMCFAIRSVNAAGASAWTPWACTTTPTVPAMPTNQTATALSSSSIRVNWTDTSGNETGFQLTNGVTTLNLGANTTSYTWGGLAAGTYMCFAIRSQNVAGDSAWTPWACTTTP